In the genome of Danio rerio strain Tuebingen ecotype United States chromosome 23, GRCz12tu, whole genome shotgun sequence, one region contains:
- the LOC101884738 gene encoding secreted frizzled-related protein 5 isoform X1, giving the protein MMLAAFALLLLLLGIGAMPNGHWEHQGTSRCVPIPANMALCQGLGYSSMRMPNLLGHESPAEAVQQSTSWLPLLARECHPHARIFLCSLFAPVCLERIISPCRSLCVSVRDSCAPIMNCYGYPWPRILQCDQFPKDHLMCISSVANLQNGTSNEGRVVPRASCTDCELEEATSSKELLDLFCKSDFVVKVRLSKLNSSSSVLTMFFLGSRLEVLKHGPLLGGEMRSRLTLWLERDATCVGNLTRNHPNGGTFLLTGTVTGKRLLVNKAFSWGKRQRHLNQAARKWKSHRCRG; this is encoded by the exons ATGATGCTGGCTGCATTCGCTTTACTGCTGCTCCTGCTTGGCATCGGTGCCATGCCCAACGGACACTGGGAACATCAAGGAACCTCTCGTTGTGTGCCAATACCAGCCAACATGGCCTTGTGCCAGGGTCTGGGCTACAGCAGCATGCGGATGCCCAACTTGCTGGGACACGAATCTCCAGCTGAAGCAGTGCAGCAGAGTACCAGCTGGCTGCCACTCCTCGCCCGAGAGTGCCACCCTCACGCCCGCATCTTCCTCTGCTCACTCTTCGCCCCCGTGTGTCTCGAGAG GATCATTTCACCATGTAGGAGTTTGTGTGTTTCGGTTCGGGACAGCTGTGCCCCCATCATGAACTGCTATGGTTACCCTTGGCCGAGAATACTACAATGTGACCAATTTCCCAAAGATCACCTAATGTGCATCTCCTCGGTTGCCAATCTGCAAAACGGCACCAGCAATGAAGGAAGAG TGGTGCCGCGTGCTAGTTGCACAGACTGTGAACTAGAAGAAGCCACGTCATCCAAAGAACTGCTCGACCTCTTCTGTAAAAGTGACTTTG TGGTTAAAGTGCGTCTATCTAAACTGAACTCCAGCAGTTCTGTCTTGACCATGTTCTTTTTGGGGTCTCGGTTGGAGGTGCTAAAACACGGCCCGCTGCTGGGAGGAGAAATGAGGAGCCGTTTGACATTGTGGCTGGAGCGAGATGCCACTTGTGTGGGCAACCTGACCCGCAACCACCCCAACGGAGGAACCTTCCTGTTGACAGGCACTGTGACGGGCAAGAGGCTGCTGGTCAATAAAGCTTTTAGCTGGGGAAAACGACAGCGCCACCTCAACCAAGCAGCACGCAAGTGGAAAAGCCATCGGTGTAGAGGGTAG
- the ptges3b gene encoding prostaglandin E synthase 3b isoform X1, translating into MLSSAFLLSCLSGADNVKYSNEIDLFGSIDQDGSKHKRTDRSILCCLQKAETGKSWPRLTKDKAKLNWLSVDFNNWKDWEDDSDEEISNYDRFSEMMGNMGGEDDLPDLDGADDESADSDDEKMPDLE; encoded by the exons ATGTTGTCTTCTGCGTTCCTCCTCAGCTGTCTCAGTGGAGCAGATAATGTGAAGTACTCAAATGAAATTGACCTTTTTGGATCCATCGATCAAGAT GGCTCCAAACACAAGCGTACAGATCGGTCAATTTTGTGCTGTTTACAGAAAGCAGAGACTGGCAAATCCTGGCCCAGGTTAACAAAAGACAAGGCAAAG CTCAACTGGCTTAGTGTTGACTTCAACAACTGGAAAGACTGGGAGGATGATTCAGACGAAGAGATATCCAACTATGATCGCTTTTCAGAG ATGATGGGCAACATGGGAGGAGAGGACGATTTACCTGATCTAGACGGAGCAGATGAT gaATCAGCTGATAGTGATGATGAAA AAATGCCAGATCTGGAATAA
- the ptges3b gene encoding prostaglandin E synthase 3b (The RefSeq protein has 1 substitution compared to this genomic sequence) yields the protein MHPAAAKWYDRRDFVFIEFLVEDSKDVKVNFDKSKFGFSCLSGADNVKYSNEIDLFGSIDQDGSKHKRTDRSILCCLQKAETGKSWPRLTKDKAKLNWLSVDFNNWKDWEDDSDEEMSNYDRFSEMMGNMGGEDDLPDLDGADDESADSDDEKMPDLE from the exons AT GCACCCAGCAGCAGCTAAGTGGTATGACAGGCGAGACTTCGTCTTCATTGAGTTCTTGGTGGAGGACAGCAAAGACGTGAAAGTAAATTTTGACAAGTCCAAATTTGGTTTTAG CTGTCTCAGTGGAGCAGATAATGTGAAGTACTCAAATGAAATTGACCTTTTTGGATCCATCGATCAAGAT GGCTCCAAACACAAGCGTACAGATCGGTCAATTTTGTGCTGTTTACAGAAAGCAGAGACTGGCAAATCCTGGCCCAGGTTAACAAAAGACAAGGCAAAG CTCAACTGGCTTAGTGTTGACTTCAACAACTGGAAAGACTGGGAGGATGATTCAGACGAAGAGATATCCAACTATGATCGCTTTTCAGAG ATGATGGGCAACATGGGAGGAGAGGACGATTTACCTGATCTAGACGGAGCAGATGAT gaATCAGCTGATAGTGATGATGAAA AAATGCCAGATCTGGAATAA
- the LOC101884738 gene encoding secreted frizzled-related protein 5 isoform X3: protein MMLAAFALLLLLLGIGAMPNGHWEHQGTSRCVPIPANMALCQGLGYSSMRMPNLLGHESPAEAVQQSTSWLPLLARECHPHARIFLCSLFAPVCLERIISPCRSLCVSVRDSCAPIMNCYGYPWPRILQCDQFPKDHLMCISSVANLQNGTSNEGRVVPRASCTDCELEEATSSKELLDLFCKSDFE from the exons ATGATGCTGGCTGCATTCGCTTTACTGCTGCTCCTGCTTGGCATCGGTGCCATGCCCAACGGACACTGGGAACATCAAGGAACCTCTCGTTGTGTGCCAATACCAGCCAACATGGCCTTGTGCCAGGGTCTGGGCTACAGCAGCATGCGGATGCCCAACTTGCTGGGACACGAATCTCCAGCTGAAGCAGTGCAGCAGAGTACCAGCTGGCTGCCACTCCTCGCCCGAGAGTGCCACCCTCACGCCCGCATCTTCCTCTGCTCACTCTTCGCCCCCGTGTGTCTCGAGAG GATCATTTCACCATGTAGGAGTTTGTGTGTTTCGGTTCGGGACAGCTGTGCCCCCATCATGAACTGCTATGGTTACCCTTGGCCGAGAATACTACAATGTGACCAATTTCCCAAAGATCACCTAATGTGCATCTCCTCGGTTGCCAATCTGCAAAACGGCACCAGCAATGAAGGAAGAG TGGTGCCGCGTGCTAGTTGCACAGACTGTGAACTAGAAGAAGCCACGTCATCCAAAGAACTGCTCGACCTCTTCTGTAAAAGTGACTTTG AATGA
- the LOC101884738 gene encoding secreted frizzled-related protein 5 isoform X2, which produces MYRIISPCRSLCVSVRDSCAPIMNCYGYPWPRILQCDQFPKDHLMCISSVANLQNGTSNEGRVVPRASCTDCELEEATSSKELLDLFCKSDFVVKVRLSKLNSSSSVLTMFFLGSRLEVLKHGPLLGGEMRSRLTLWLERDATCVGNLTRNHPNGGTFLLTGTVTGKRLLVNKAFSWGKRQRHLNQAARKWKSHRCRG; this is translated from the exons ATGTACAG GATCATTTCACCATGTAGGAGTTTGTGTGTTTCGGTTCGGGACAGCTGTGCCCCCATCATGAACTGCTATGGTTACCCTTGGCCGAGAATACTACAATGTGACCAATTTCCCAAAGATCACCTAATGTGCATCTCCTCGGTTGCCAATCTGCAAAACGGCACCAGCAATGAAGGAAGAG TGGTGCCGCGTGCTAGTTGCACAGACTGTGAACTAGAAGAAGCCACGTCATCCAAAGAACTGCTCGACCTCTTCTGTAAAAGTGACTTTG TGGTTAAAGTGCGTCTATCTAAACTGAACTCCAGCAGTTCTGTCTTGACCATGTTCTTTTTGGGGTCTCGGTTGGAGGTGCTAAAACACGGCCCGCTGCTGGGAGGAGAAATGAGGAGCCGTTTGACATTGTGGCTGGAGCGAGATGCCACTTGTGTGGGCAACCTGACCCGCAACCACCCCAACGGAGGAACCTTCCTGTTGACAGGCACTGTGACGGGCAAGAGGCTGCTGGTCAATAAAGCTTTTAGCTGGGGAAAACGACAGCGCCACCTCAACCAAGCAGCACGCAAGTGGAAAAGCCATCGGTGTAGAGGGTAG